A stretch of the Peribacillus sp. ACCC06369 genome encodes the following:
- a CDS encoding PadR family transcriptional regulator, with translation MENLTEMLKGSLEGCVLEIISRHETYGYEITRRLNELGFTEVVEGTVYTILVRLEKKKLVTMKKKPSDMGPPRKFYSLNEAGRQELELFWQKWDFVSSKINVLKSI, from the coding sequence ATGGAAAATTTAACCGAAATGCTGAAGGGTTCGCTGGAAGGCTGCGTGCTGGAAATCATCAGCCGCCATGAAACCTATGGCTACGAGATTACCCGCCGCCTGAACGAGCTTGGGTTTACTGAAGTCGTGGAAGGGACGGTCTACACCATCCTCGTCCGATTAGAAAAGAAAAAACTGGTAACCATGAAAAAGAAACCGTCAGATATGGGGCCGCCCCGCAAGTTTTACTCACTTAATGAGGCTGGCCGCCAGGAACTTGAATTGTTTTGGCAGAAATGGGATTTTGTATCATCAAAAATCAACGTCTTGAAGTCAATCTAG